A part of Onthophagus taurus isolate NC chromosome 7, IU_Otau_3.0, whole genome shotgun sequence genomic DNA contains:
- the LOC139430819 gene encoding uncharacterized protein, producing the protein MVTINPINVLNLLMTVFTVMNIPQTPVNEAEVSLKENIQRILMESMEDYNMQIEDETVLIFDSSNGINDGQQIIEDQDTTDRFVEDTDAHCPLKDDIDYEYKLEAVNYWTSGKKGYLKLETVKNKYRKVTSKTQLHRWSKYIEERGTYKEKLAEITEFVINQARAAVDNKLPLHDIDIRRWAIQARNEKNLSPQLFKASHSWVQRFKKANRLVSRKITKFLSQKQIGNVDRVKTLAKDFVKEAKLQIQIYGPENTYNSDQSGFNLEFHSGRTLSDLGVKTVESVVQSVSSTTHSYTIQPVISADGKLLSPLFIVLKEPSGSFGPRVANTMFKADNIYVLASKSGKLTSEHMKNWLQNVYFPNTGSKSLLLLDSWSGHCPEVISEITPSEYGKILLEDSLIRLFFTSMMSIYIRGITY; encoded by the exons atggttacaataaacccaataaacgttttaaatttgctaatgacagtttttactgttatgaatattccccagactcctgtaaatgaagcagaagttagtttaaaagaaaatatacagcgtattttaatggaaagtatggaagactacaatatgcaaattgaagacgaaactgtattaattttcgattcatccaatggcatcaatgacggtcagcaaattattgaagaccaggatacaactgacaggtttgtagaagatactgatgctcattgtccattgaaggatgacatcgactacgagtacaaattagaggcggtaaattactggacaagtgggaagaaaggttatttgaaactagaaaccgtaaaaaacaaataccgaaaagtaacgtcaaagacccaattgcacagatggtctaaatatattgaagaaagagggacatacaaagaaaaattagcagaaattaccgaatttgtaattaatcaagcgagagccgccgtagataataaattgccactacatgatattgatatacgcagatgggctatacaagctagaaatgaaaagaatttatctcctcaactgttcaaagcatctcatagctgggtgcaacgttttaagaaagcaaatcggttagtaagccgaaaaataacaaaatttctatcccaaaaacaaattggaaatgttgatcgagtaaaaactttagcaaaagatttcgttaaagaggcaaagctacaaatccaaatatatggacctgaaaacacctacaattcggatcagagcggttttaacttggaattccattcgggaagaacattaagcgatttaggagttaaaaccgtagaaagtgtggtccagtcggtgtcatctacaacgcacagttacacaattcaacccgtaatatctgctgatgggaaacttctttctccactttttattgttttaaaagaaccctctggcagctttggaccgagggtagcaaatacaatgtttaaagcagacaatatatacgttttggcatcaaaatctggaaagttaacttcagaacacatgaaaaattggctccaaaatgtatattttccaaatactggttctaaatcattattattattagattcttggagtggccattgtcctgaagttattagtgaaataactccatcag aatatggaaaaattttattagaagattctctgatcagattattctttaccagtatgatgtcaatttacatcagagggataacatattaa
- the LOC111416791 gene encoding farnesyl pyrophosphate synthase-like produces the protein MSQVKAVFENTIIKDLVSDPDLSDIPDVVALYKKMLEELVPNGQNLRLMSFLNVYKRMEDNKNLSSERIKLAYILGWCIEMFHGASGAIDDLFDKSEFRRGRKCWYKHEGVNESVLLDLIFIENYVYEIIQKYFSHLKIDRPLINLFQKTVQYLIFAQSLEKSVDYSSQHPNLNKFTRSFYKTLSKYKNTTFIDFPYRSARCLANKYQTKISKEDYNMCLMLAEFSQIQNDFMDCYYNIDNFKTGNDIEEGKCSWLIVTALENATPEQRKLIENHYGRKDAKSVKIIKDLFQELKIPKLYSLCEEEFFYFIDKNVEQVSNIAYHNVLFKRLDFLYKAYL, from the exons ATGAGCCAAGTAAAAGCCGTGTTTGAAAATAcgataattaaagatttagtAAGCGATCCAGATCTGAGTGATATTCCAGATGTTGTGGCCCTGTATAAGAAAATGTTAGAAGAACTTGTCCCAAATGGACAGAACCTTCgtttaatgtcatttttaaatgtttataaacgAATGGAAGACAATAAAAATCTTTCAAGCGAAAGAATTAAATTGGCTTATATTTTGGGGTGGTGTATTGAAATG tttcatggCGCAAGTGGTGCTATAGatgatttatttgataaatctGAATTCAGAAGAGGAAGAAAATGTTGGTATAAACATGAAGGTGTTAACGAAAGTGTTCTTTTGGATCtaatttttatcgaaaattacGTGTatgaaattattcaaaaatatttctcacATCTCAAAATAGACCGCCCGTTAATAAatctatttcaaaaaacgGTTCAATACCTAATATTTGCTCAAAGTTTAGAGAAATCAGTTGATTATTCCAGTCAACATcctaatttaaacaaattcacGAGAAGCTTTTACAAGACCttaagtaaatataaaaatacgaCTTTTATTGATTTCCCATATAGATCGGCAAGGTGTTTAGCGAATAAATACCaaactaaaatttcaaaagaagATTATAATATGTGCCTTATGTTGGCAGAGTTTTCTCAAATACAG AATGATTTTATGGATTGTTACTACAATATagataatttcaaaactggAAACGATATCGAAGAAGGAAAATGTAGCTGGCTTATTGTAACTGCTTTAGAAAATGCGACACCAGAGCAAAGGAAATTGATTGAAAATCATTATGGTAGAAAAGATGCGAAAtcagttaaaataattaaagatttgtttcaagaattaaaaattcctaagTTGTATAGTTTATGCGAAgaggaatttttttattttatcgataaaaatgttgaacaaGTTTCAAACATTGCATACCATAATGTTCTATTCAAACGATTAGATTTCTTGTATAAGGCTTATTTATGA